The Candidatus Deferrimicrobium sp. genome contains a region encoding:
- the priA gene encoding replication restart helicase PriA: MTFSPSVPVFVEVAVPLPIDHPFTYRVPLGEERRVQVGVRVLIPFGGRKMTGLVTAITDASALGGRDAKDLLAILDETPYVSGHHLAFLSETARECLAPLGETLRAALPRGLPRREAPAAPRMEAFYRASPSPPEGPMTPKQRQVHDAVREAGGLTSSDLSLRVPGGAEVAKRLAAKGFLIVSLRPRPVTLHAASLPDLAGDLSPTPGQEAALARIGVAVASGRHAAFVLHGVTGSGKTEVYLRAVEQVRATGRQAIFLVPEIALTPQLLGRVRSRFRDGVAVLHSGLTPAERSSQWRKIRDGEVFLCVGARSAIFSPFPSVGLVVVDEEHDAAYKQEDGVRYQARDLALLRGRMEEAVVLLGSATPSAESFHRVRTGTATLLTLPERIGGSGMPEISVVDLKERADRRGADRYFSPELEAAIDATLARGEKAMLFLNRRGFAAALMCLECGTTVQCRNCQVALTYHREHEALLCHYCNVKRKEPESCAKCGGHKLAQVGIGTERLLSWVSKRWKEARVARLDSDVTRKRGAYGEVLSGMQRGEVDILVGTQMIAKGHDFPEVTFVGVLLADLSLSFPDFRASERTFQILTQVAGRSGRGDRPGKVLFQTMAPESPAIRKAAEHDYAGFMENELAAREAMGYPPFGRMLLLRLSGAKQDAVREAADLVTGALSGPMSAHGVRLLGPAPSPIARVKRRFHYQILLVAPPDLPVGDLFPDLLRPLRERVRKSGVRLEADVDPYQMMV, encoded by the coding sequence ATGACCTTTTCCCCTTCCGTGCCGGTGTTCGTCGAAGTGGCCGTGCCGCTCCCCATCGACCATCCGTTCACCTACCGGGTTCCTCTCGGGGAGGAGCGCCGCGTTCAGGTCGGCGTTCGCGTCCTCATCCCGTTCGGCGGGCGGAAGATGACGGGGCTGGTCACGGCGATCACCGACGCCTCCGCCCTCGGAGGACGAGACGCGAAGGATCTCCTCGCGATCCTCGATGAAACGCCGTATGTGTCCGGGCACCACCTCGCGTTCCTCTCCGAGACGGCCCGCGAGTGCCTTGCCCCGCTGGGAGAGACGCTGCGCGCCGCCCTCCCTCGCGGGCTTCCCCGGAGGGAAGCGCCCGCGGCTCCCCGGATGGAGGCGTTCTACCGCGCTTCACCGTCCCCCCCCGAAGGTCCGATGACACCGAAGCAGCGCCAGGTGCACGACGCGGTCCGCGAGGCCGGGGGGCTGACTTCGTCCGATCTCTCGTTACGGGTTCCGGGCGGAGCGGAGGTGGCGAAGCGTCTTGCCGCGAAAGGATTCCTGATCGTTTCGTTGCGGCCCCGGCCGGTGACCCTCCACGCCGCGTCCCTGCCAGACCTGGCGGGGGATCTCTCGCCCACGCCCGGCCAGGAAGCCGCGCTTGCGCGGATCGGGGTCGCCGTCGCCTCGGGGCGACACGCCGCCTTCGTGCTGCACGGCGTGACCGGTTCCGGGAAGACCGAGGTCTACCTGCGCGCGGTCGAGCAGGTGCGCGCCACGGGCCGCCAGGCGATCTTCCTCGTCCCCGAGATCGCCCTCACCCCCCAGCTGCTCGGCAGGGTCCGCTCCCGGTTCCGCGATGGGGTCGCGGTGCTCCACAGCGGGCTGACCCCTGCGGAACGGTCCTCCCAGTGGAGGAAGATCCGCGACGGCGAAGTGTTCCTCTGCGTGGGCGCGCGCTCCGCCATCTTCTCCCCCTTCCCGTCCGTGGGGCTCGTCGTCGTGGACGAGGAGCACGACGCCGCGTATAAGCAGGAAGACGGGGTCCGGTATCAGGCGCGGGACCTCGCCCTTCTGCGGGGTCGAATGGAGGAGGCCGTGGTCCTGCTGGGCTCCGCCACCCCTTCCGCGGAGTCGTTCCACCGGGTGCGGACCGGCACCGCGACGCTGCTTACCCTCCCCGAGCGGATCGGGGGCAGCGGCATGCCGGAAATCTCCGTGGTCGATCTCAAGGAGCGCGCGGACCGTCGCGGCGCCGACCGATACTTCTCCCCCGAGCTCGAGGCGGCGATCGACGCGACCCTTGCGCGGGGCGAGAAGGCGATGCTCTTCCTCAACCGTCGCGGATTCGCCGCCGCCCTCATGTGCCTCGAGTGCGGGACCACGGTGCAGTGCCGGAATTGCCAGGTGGCGCTCACGTACCACAGGGAGCACGAGGCGCTCCTGTGCCACTACTGCAACGTGAAGCGCAAGGAGCCCGAATCGTGCGCGAAGTGCGGGGGACACAAGCTCGCCCAGGTCGGGATCGGGACGGAGCGGCTCCTCTCCTGGGTCTCGAAGCGGTGGAAAGAGGCGCGGGTGGCGCGGCTCGACTCGGACGTCACACGGAAGCGCGGCGCTTACGGGGAGGTCCTCTCCGGGATGCAGCGGGGGGAGGTGGACATCCTGGTCGGGACGCAGATGATCGCCAAGGGACACGATTTCCCCGAGGTCACCTTCGTCGGTGTGCTGCTGGCCGACCTCTCCCTGTCGTTCCCCGACTTCCGGGCGTCGGAGCGCACCTTCCAGATCCTGACGCAGGTGGCGGGACGTTCGGGTCGCGGCGATAGGCCGGGCAAGGTCCTCTTTCAGACGATGGCGCCGGAGAGCCCGGCCATCCGCAAGGCGGCGGAGCACGACTATGCCGGATTCATGGAAAACGAGCTCGCCGCGCGGGAGGCGATGGGGTACCCCCCCTTCGGCCGGATGCTGCTCCTTCGCCTGTCGGGAGCGAAGCAGGACGCCGTGCGCGAGGCGGCCGACCTGGTGACGGGTGCGCTTTCCGGCCCGATGTCCGCCCACGGGGTTCGCCTCCTGGGCCCCGCTCCCTCGCCGATCGCCCGGGTCAAGCGCCGCTTCCACTACCAGATCCTGCTGGTGGCGCCCCCCGACCTGCCGGTGGGGGATCTCTTCCCGGACCTCCTGCGCCCCCTCCGGGAGCGGGTCCGCAAGTCGGGCGTGCGCCTCGAGGCCGACGTCGACCCGTATCAGATGATGGTGTGA